Within Trichocoleus desertorum ATA4-8-CV12, the genomic segment ATTACTGCCATACCCCACAGCCAACTTCTAGACCCTTGATCCCCAGAGCCGAGCCAGAACAGCTGCTTCAACGCTGCAACTGGAAACTCTGGCAGAGACGCCTGCATTTCGTTGAAGAGTTGCTGCCATCGAGATGAAGCCTGTGCCACGTTGCTTACCTTTACCTGCCCTACGCAAATTGAAGCATGAAGTTTGATCCACGAATCATTGAAGCATTCAAACTTCAAATCCGATTAGTTTGACCCTTAAGTTTTACTATCAGCATACTCAATTTGCCAAGGGAATACTGGGTTCTCCCGCAGAGGTTCCTGATTTAGCCTGATTTAGTTAGGGCTTTGAACGGCGATCGCCCCCTTGGGTGCTGTTCCTTTAACTTCTTGAACATCTGCTTCTGGAATTGAGAGCGCTGGGCAATCGGTGGAGCCAAGGCGTAAGTAGCGAATACACTCTTCAGGTGTTAGTTGGCGCAAGGTGCGATCGCGAGCCAACTTGAGTAGAATGTCCCAAGTTGCAGCCCACAGCCTCACTTTGCCATCGTCGCCTAAGGTCGCAACGTACTGGCCATCAGGGCTAAAGAAGGCTCGACGCACCCGGACGGGTTCGCTGCTAGTGCCAGAGGGCCGCAGTTGAGCTTGTTCAGTGCCCGTTTGGGTCTCCCACAGGCGAGCCGTACCATCCGCACTGGCCGTCACGAGCGATCGCCCATCTGGACTAAACTCAGCGTCTAACACAGGACCACGATGCCCTGTGAGAATGACCCGCAGTGTTCCCGTAGCAGCGTCAAACACTCTGGCTGTACCATCCCAGCTTGCGGTCACAACCAGTTGATTGTCCGGGCTAAAAAAGGCACTACTGACTACGTCTTGGTGCGGCAGCAAACGGACTAATCTCCCCGATGCCACATCCCAAATGCGGGCGGTGCGGTCCCAACTTGCGGTGATTACTCGTTGATTGTCGGAACTAAAGTGTGCCTGCTCAATGGTGGCATGATGCCCCTGCAAACGCTGCAACTGTTGCCCTGAAACGACATCCCATAACCGCACTGTTAAATCGTCCCCCAGCCCCAACAGTTTCTGGCTGTCTGGGCTAAAACTCATTTGTCGGATCGCCACAGGTCTATTAGCGATTGCTTTGGCATCCACCTGGGCCTTTAACGCCTCTAAACTTTGAAACCGTCTTAACAATCGCGGGTTCTGGTCACCTGGCATCTGCAAAATTTCAATCCAACCATCACTCTTAGCCACCGCCAAAGTTTGACCATCAGGGCTCAGAGCCAGAGCACTTAAAGTTGCCCCAGAGGCAAAGCGGCTCAACAAAGTCTGGGCCAATTGCATCTGAGATTGAGTTGCCTGGTTGGTGATTGACACCCCAAATCGCTCCTCACTCGTTGTTTTCAAAGCATGTCCCGTGATGGGGTTGCCAGACAGATGCCAAGCTTGTAAGCTGCCTTCGGCGCTAGCCGTCACCATCCGACTGAGCAAGTTAGGAACGATTGAGGTCGAGCTGGCAGGATTACGATTGAAACCAGACTGAACATCGGGAGAAAAAGCTGCATTTGTCAGGCGAGAGTTTAACCGCGAAGGCAACGACCACAATAGTTCCAAGGTTCCGCGTGGCTCAGCTTGAGCGCTCAGTATCCCATTTTTCACGTTGGGTATTGAGGGTTGTAGAAACGTGGCCCACTGAATCGGTGCTTCTGGCATGGCTAGAGTCGGCAGTTCGCCGCCGGGTTGGGTAGCCCACAGGCGCACGACACTATCCTCACTCGCTGTGGCAATATAAGCGCCATCCGGACTAAACTGCGCCGCACCAATCGCGCCTTGATGCCCTCGCAATACGCTCACTTCTCGTCCGGTATAGACATCCCACAAATGTGCGGTATAAGCCGTAGTGCGATCGCCAACCTGATTCCGAGTCGTCGTCAGAATATAGTCGCCATCCGGGCTAAAGGTAATCGGCTCTGGCCCTGCATAGCGAATCATGGTGGGTTGGTCTTGAGCAGGCACTAACTTGGTTGCTGCCTGTCCAGAACGGAGGTTCCAAAGTCGCACTTGCTGGCTGGGATCAGCCGTCGCCAGCAATTTCTCATCGGGGCTGAAAATCACTTGAATGATGGGGGCCGACTGCGTTTGATGCGGTACTGGATGAGGCGTTGCCTGCGACAGCTTAAATCGGTGAGACCAAGGGCGATCGCTTTTACCTGCTGGTTTAGCTGTTGATTTATTGATTGATTTGTCTGTTGACCCGGAGACCGCGTTTGCGAGAGGCATTGTCGCCACTGGGCCTCGCTCCAATTCACTGGCCACATCCACTGTATGAGGCGCATCCCCTGTATGAGAGAAAGCTCGTTGCAGTTGACCCGTTTTGGCATTCCACAAGCGGGCCTGACCATCATCGCAGGCAGTAGCAATCCACTGTCCACCCTGGCTAAAAACAGCTTGGTTCACCGATCCTGGATGCTGTAACGCTTTCTGCACTCGCCCAGTCACGACTTGCCAAATTTGCGCTTTACCATCCGCACTGGCCGTCAGGAGCGATCGCCCATCGGAGCTAAATTGAATACTGTTAATCGGGCCTTGATGTCTGATTTGGATTTGCAATTTCCCAGTTTCGAGTTGCCAAACTCGCACCATTTGGTCAGCACTCGCAGCGGCAAACCATTGCCCTTGAGGACTAAAGGCAATTCGTCCCACTTCTCCGGTAAATCCTGTGAATTGCAACACAGGGGCTCCAGAGTCAACCGCCCAAATTCTGACTTGCCGCGTCCCTTTAGCGATCGCTGCCAACTGCTTACCGTCGGGGCTAAAAGCTAACGCTGTAATCGCGGATGGAGCAGAGGTTGCTGAGGCTGCTGGATTTGCCTTGCTGGGGCGGGCAGCAGGGATGCTCCCATCCCATTGCAAGATGCGTTCGGTAGTTTGAGATTGCAGCGACCAAATGCGAATCGTGCCATCTGCTCCGGCGGTGGCAATTCGGTTTTGACTGGGGCTAAAGGCGACCTGATGCACCGCCCCTTGGTGGCCTCGGAGTTCAACTTGTAGCTGCAATTTTTGCAAAGCGGCTCTCAAGCTGGCTTCTGCTTCATAGGTAGGTTTGCCGACTTCCGCAGCTAAGCGACTAATCAGCAGGGCAGCAGTGGGATCTCCATCTGATTCTTGCAAAATGGTTTGGGCGATCGCCGCTCTTTGCCGCGATGTGGCTACTTGAATTTGGTAGTCTTTCTCGGCTTGATTACTCACAGCCGTACGGTATTGATTAAACGAAACTGTCAGTGCCACCAATAGCGCACAAGGCACGGCAATTTGCAGAACCCTGGACTCCTTTTGCGCCTTATGGCTTTCCTCCTGACTCACTGCCACATACTGTTGCGCTAAAGCAGACAGTTCATCTGGGTAGCTGTGCAAAAAGTCTTCTGCATCAATGAGTCGGCCACCTCGGAGCAAATACTCCGCCTCTAGGGGTTGTTCAGCTCGTTGCCATTCACGAGTTGCTTGTTCAATGCGCCGCTGTCGCCGTAACATTTCGCGGTTTTCATCTAACCACATTCGCAACAAAGACCAGTTACGAATCAACGCTTCATGGGCGACATCGACCGTTTCGTAATATAGGGCTGAAGCTAAGCTGCCAGAGGGTGGCCAAGCAGAGTTAGCGCTAGTCAAGTTTCGTTCTACTGGCAAATTCGATCCGGTGATGCTTGAGTAGGCTGACCTAAGCGAGCCAAGTGCAGCGTTGGAATTCCGAGTCCAGGGTTTAGATGCGTCTTGGTTAGCTTGGGCAAACCGTAAAGCAGTTGAGAGAGGTGGATTGGGGTGCAGAAGGGTCAATGGGGCTCCCGTCTCATCCACCTGGGAGGTGCTAGCTGGGACTTGATTCGTCACGACCAACTTGGCAACTATCAACTTTTCTAGGACTTGTTCTACTAGCTCTGCAGGAAACCGAGGGCTGATCAGTTCTGCTTTCAGAATGCGACGACGGGTATCTTCTGTGCCTTCGCCCAATTGAGTCAGCGCCAGAAAAATCCGCTGGGCCACTCGCTGTTCTTCTGGAGCAAGACTACAGAAAATTTCGGTGGCTCGTTTTTGCAAGGTGCCCCGAACCCCACCTAATTCGGTGTAAGCATTGAGAGTTAGGCGAGATGGCTCCCCGTTTTCACCTTCTTGTCGCCGCTCCCATAGCTCTAGCAGCGTGTACTGGAGCAGGGGCAACTCCCCTGGCGCACCTACCACATCTAACAACATGGTGTAAATCAAATTAGGCTCACAGACCAGCCCAACTTTTTGGGCCGGACGCACAATCGTCGCCTTGATTTGTTCGTAGGTCAGCGGAGTGACAGTCACTAGATTTTGCTCAATTTTCTGCGCCAGCTGATTGTAGAGGGAGCATTTGCCAAAAAAGTCAGCCCGCAGGCCAATCACAATACTGAGATAGTGTCCTGCGTCTTGCAATGCCCCAACCAAGCAGTTGAAGAAACGGTAACGCTCCTGCTCGGACTGTGGCCCCTGACCCAGGGTAAAGACTTCCTCAAACTGATCAATGATCAAAACTAAGCGAGATCTAGCAGAGCTATGAGTCTCTGTATCCTTTTGGCTGGCGATCGCACTGGCTTGAGCCAATTGGGCTAGACCAGAGCCACCATCTTTGAGGAAGCCTTCGGCTCGGCGCAACTGCTCGGCCCGCTCCAGACCTGTAGCTTGCGGGTCAATGAACGCATGAGCCAAACTTCTCAGCGGATGCTCGCCAGGGGTAATCAGCTTAATCTGCCAGCGATCGCTCCCCGAAAACTTATTGCCCTTGCGTAACTCATGGATTAAGCCTGCTCGTAGCAGCGACGATTTACCGCTACCCGATGCCCCCACCACCGCCACAAACTTGCCATGCCGTAGCTTGTCAATCAGTTGATCGGTTAAATCTTCGCGACCAAAAAAATACTCCGCGTGAGATTCATCAAAAAACTCTAAACCTCGGTAGGGGCAGATCGTTTGAGATTTAATGCTGAGTATCGTTGTGGGGGGTCTGGTACAACGCGTGAGAATAATCTCGCTACCAGAGTTTTCAAATAGCGGTTGTTGCACTTCTGTTTTTAGCGCATTGCTCACCGCATGGGTCAGCGAATAATTAGTGACGACCCCAGTCTCATTCCTTTTCGGATCAAGCCCATTTAAGACTGCTTGGGTAAAAACACTGTAGGCACTATCGAGCGACTCATAGGCTGTTTCGTATTCTCTCGAAGCTGCCATAAATAGGCGATCGGTACCCGCATAAGCCCCGGGATCAGCCTCCAACATGTTGAATAGTTCACCACTATGGCAGCAGTCGAGCCAAATGATGCGCTGTCGTACAGGGCTTTCTTGCAGAAGTCGTCGCAGCCAAAACAGAGATAAACCGTAAAACCCTACCTCTGGATTAGAGTCACCTAGGGCTAAGTATCCTTCCTGAATCCCTGCATCTTTTTGTAAACCATGCCCCGAAAAGTAAAACAAGGCCGTGTGAGGAATGTTGTTACCTTTGGGCTTAAAAAGTCGAATCAGAGCTGCCTCTAACTCTCGCAGAGTCACTTGAGTTTTGAGACCCACTTTCGTCTGCACCGTTCCAGAAACATTGTCAGTTGCCACGATTTCTGGTAGACGTGTAACTCGGAATTCACCATAAGTTTGCAATTGTTGAGCGATCGCCTCGGCATCTCGCGCTGGAGCATTAAGGCTAGGCAAGTATTGATAGGCATTAATTCCGACAACTAAAGCATCCCGCGACATGATCCATTATTCCTGGCAACACCCTGACAGAGAGAGGTAAGAACCTGGCTTAACTCCCCCGCTCAATGGACAGTTTCAAACCGAACCTAAAATATAAACCCGTAAAAGATTCGCAACTTCAATCTCAAGCTTTCAATTACCAAAGCCATAGAAGAAATCACGACTTACTTGAAGTTTTTTCCCAACTTTCCAGCCCTTTTCCCAATAGCTATGAGATTAATTATTTCTTCTCTAACTAGGGTTTACAGCTAAAGAAAATAACAATATCAACTATCTAAAGTTGGATTTAGAGCTTAAGGCTATACAAGTTAGATCTTTTAGGTTTTCAATCCATCTCATTTATCAAAACCAGGTTGAGACGCTTATTAAATTTCAATATTGTCAAAATATCGGAATGTAGAGTTCTTGTAAAAGGGGGTGATAACCCCTACTTCAGGTTGATTGAATTTAACAAGAAATCTGACTCACAAGTACCTGTAGGCAAGGATTGTAGAGAGCTAAACTCCAAAATTAATCGTGTACTATACCCTTGATCAGGTCTAAAAAAGATATGCGCTTTTTGGCTATCAAGTGAAATTACGGAGACTAAGTAATAACTCTGACTAGGAAAAACCCCTACCAAAAATACTGCCGTATAAATGCTGAGAAGCAACAGTTTTAGCGATCGCAACGCTTCTAAGAACAACAATTGGTCAAAGGAACTGTTATCTCAAGTCAACGATCTAAATCACATTTAAAATCTATTCAGATCACAAATAACTTAAAGACAAGAATTAAAAAAGTTTTCACTTAACTAGAAAGACTACAAACTGCTTTACAAAACTTAAAACAATACTAAGTTCTATCCTAGCGATCGCCGTTAGCTAAGCTTCGTTTTACGCTTTCAGCGCCTAAAACTTCAACGACTAAAACTGATGTCATCCACAGTAAGATGACCACCAAAGGCATAAAAGACAACTCGGTGAATATTGTTAGCGGTTAAGAACAGTTCAGCATTGGCAGGAATACTCGCGTGAGAATTAGCCAGATTGGCTGTTGCTAGTTCAACTTCGGCAATCAATTGATTGTTATAGTCGTAGGCTGACAAGACAGTGCGGCGAGAACCCGTAACAAACCCACCAACCGCAGACATAGGATGCAGAAATCTAGCTTCTATCACACCAGGCTTGGGGGCTCCCATCAAAACATTTCTGCCAGAGCGGGGTGGAAAGGCAGGATTCGAGGGATGTAGCGCGATCGCATTCTCAAAAACCACCCCTTGTCTCTGAAATTGATGGTTGACTACTTCAAAGCAAGCTAAATCTTCTAAATCAAGCTGCACCTGGGATGGCTGAGCCACTGCCAAACTCGACTCAGACCAAGGCTGAATCGGCAGAGCTGCTGTCACGGGCGATCGCTCTAATAGTTCTGGCACCAAGATTTCTGGTACCGATAGCTCTGGCACCGAACCCGTTGCTGCTAGGTCAGCCAGAGATGATTGATACTTTTTACAGGGGCTACTGTTATGAGTTTGGAAACCAAATGATTCTGCCATAACACCTCTTGGCGTGCCTGATGTATCGTGGCTGGGCGATGCATGCTGTGCAAGGTCAAAGCAAGACCTGCTCCAAGCCGCCACTCTGATAAGAGAGCGAGAATAAAGATCCCGGGACGGTAGTAGACACCCTGCCCCAACTTCCCAAAAAATTTCTTATCTGACTTCACTCGAATGGGTAAACCTAGAGGTTTGTAGCATTCTTTAAGTTTTAGTGAGGCCAAGGCTGCTTCGATCGCAACCGTTTCTTAGAGATGACTCTTAGGTAATTGATTTCAAGACCCCCTGCTTATGACTCATTGGGGTCAATCAACTATACCTAGGTCTTTTAACTCCGTAACACACCCTGATTCAAACCTGAAAGCACCCTTATTAAGAAAGGTAACGCAATATTCTCAGAAAGGCGAGAGATTCAACTGGATCAAGATTTTTACATCTTTTAATTTCCCTGTTTTTTCAGCGGTTAGATGTTTCCTACAGTACAGTTCTACTGCGTCGATAGGTTATGGCTATTTAGGCCGAGATTTGCTCAAATATAAACAAACTTTGTCAACACTTGACAAAATCTTCATATCTACACCAGCTCTAGGACGAGGTTGACCGAGTTATGTTTCTACCACCTGGCTTTCGCCAACATTCCATCCTGACCAGGTTGGGCAGAATGGTTTACTACACTGCCACCGCCGAGCCTTGGGTTACTGGCGAGACAGAACCCTCTAGCGATCGGGAAACCTTAGTGTTTCTACATGGGTTCGGGGGCGGTTCTTCTGCCTATGAGTGGTCCAAAGTCTACCCAGCCTTTGCTAGCGACTACCGGATTTTAGCTCCCGACTTAATTGGCTGGGGTCGCTCTGAGCACCCTGAGCGCAACTATCAAATTGACGACTACCTCACGACTATTACGGAGTTTTTGGAGCAAACCTGTTCTGGACCGACGACTGTCATTGCTTCGTCACTCACCGCAGCCTTCACGATTCGAGTGGCGATCGCTCGCCCAGAACTGTTCAAGTCTCTGATTTTGACGACCCCTGCGGGTCTCTCCGACTTTGGTGAAGACTACACCCGCAGCTTTTTCGCCCAACTGGTTAGTACTCCCATTCTCGATCGACTCCTTTACAGTGCTGGAGTTGCTACAACTGGAGGGATTCGTAGCTTTCTGGAGCAACGCCAATTTGCCCGTCCAGAGCGAGTGTACTCAGAAATTGTTGCCGCTTACCTAGAATCCGCGACACAAGCGAATGCTGAATATGCGGCACTGGCTTTTGTCCGGGGCGACTTGTGTTTCGATCTATCCCAGTACATCACCCAACTGACCGCTCCCACCGCAATTATTTGGGGTCGCCAGTCTCAATTCACTGGGCCAGAAATTGGTCGCCGCTTAGCAGACTTGAATCCTCAAGCCATTCGAGTGTTCAAGCAGCTAGATGAGGTGGGCTTAACACCACAACTAGAGCTACCGGGCGTTACGGTTGGGTTAATTCGGCAGTTTCTCCAAGACCCCAGGCTTAAATAGCTAGTTATTGTTCAGTCTGATGTCAACCACGCTGGCATTGAAGTCGTACAAAGTACCTTGTAGCTGGACAACACTGCCAATCTTGATCTTGCTGTTTCCTAAAACAGGACCATCCTTGTTAACTTGGGCTCTACCACCAACCGTAATCAGCAAATCCGTGCTGTAAGACAACTCTGAACGAGGATCGGGGATCACTTTAACCGAGCCGTCTGGTTGGGTAATGAGAACATTACGAGGTAACACCTGAACCGACTTGAGATCCACTTCACCATAAGGCTGATTGCGGATCACAAGGCTGGTTTTCTTGGCACTTTGAAAGTCTTGAATAAATCTTTGGGGATTGCTGACACTCAAGCCTTTGGCAATGAGGTCAACCTCAATCGGCTTCGTTGCGTTGTTGATCTGAGCCACGCTTCCGGTACCGGGAACCAAAAAGATGCCAATGACCACCAGCAAGATCACGAGAGCGGCACCCACATCAAGAATGCTAACTTTGCCGAATAAACGACCTTGAGAGTCCAAAATAGCCATACAAGCTTACCTTGCTGATATCGGAGAAACGAATGAAAGAAATGACTAGGAATTGGCTCTAACAATTCCACGGGAAGCTGCCGCAACTCTGTGTCAGATTACCATAACTTGCAGGCCAAGAATTTATGCACCTGAAACGGTTGGGCTGGCTGAAAAGCCGTGATTTTGAGTTGGGAGCACAGCGGTCTAGCTATCCCGGCTGTAGCTCAAGCAATGAAATTTGTTGTCTTGATCCAGTGCAACTTTGAGCCTTAGATCTACGTCTAGAATCCTCATAAGGCTCTCAGACTAGGTCTGATATTTCGAGTTCCCTTAAAATTCAGCTTTTTTCTATTCTCCTCACATATCTATTGATCTGACCATGCTCAACCGCTTTTCTCTTCCCTTTCGGCGTTCTGCTCGCCGCTGGCTTTATCCCTTCATTTCCTTTGCGATCGCCTTAGGGCTAGTTGTGGGTTCTCCGAGTCCGAGTCCTGCTCTGCCTTGGGCCGACTTAATCTTCCGAGGCGTGCAAATTATTCAGCTCTCCAAGATATCCGATCGCGAAGAGGTAGCTATTGGTCGCCAAATTAATCAGCAGTTGTTGAATAGCGAGTTTCGGCTCTATCGCAATCGAGCTATCAACGAATACGTTGATCAAATTGGTCAGCGATTAGTGGCTAAGAGTGAGCGCCCTCAGATCCGTTACACATTTCAAGTGGTAGAGGATGACCGGGTAAATGCTTTTGCCACAGCAGGCGGCTACGTTTATGTCACCACAGGTTTGATGAGAACCGCAGATAATGAAGCCCAGCTAGCCAGCGTCTTGGGTCATGAAGCGGGACATATCGAAGGTCGTCACCTCTTACAACAAATGCGGCAAACGGCGATCGCTCGTGGTGTAGCGACAGCAGCGGGACTCGATCGTAGTACCTTGGCAGCGATCGGTGTCGAACTTGCCCTCAAGCGTCCCAACAGCCGCCAAGATGAGTTTGAGGCTGACGAAAGAGGTCTGCGGATTTTAAGTAGAGCAGGCTACGCCCCATCTGCGATGGTCGCCTTTATGGAGAAACTCCTCCGAGGCGGATCGCTTCCCACCTTTTTGAGCACTCACCCCAACACCAAAAACCGTATTGAGGCACTCAAGCGCAGTATCAACACAACCAATACCACCACAAGCACTACCACCAGCACCACTGGCAGCACTATCAGCTCTGGCAATGGCTTAGATAATGCGACATACAGAGCTAAGATCCAGCCTCTGCTCAGTCGCTCTTGAATCTGGCACCCCTTTCCTTCAGAGGTAGGCTTGTATGAAACCACCCTGCTTCCCTTCAAAGGAAGGGGGTTTTGTTTCTAGGATCTACATTCCTAAGAGCGGAGCATTTGGTGGCGAGCAATAATTTGGGAAGGCTCCACTTGGGTAATGGCTTCATCCAAGGGCATTGTTCTCACTTCTGGCTGCCAGACATTGACTTGATAAACCCGACGATTGGTAATATCGACTCCAGTAAGCCAGCCGCTCTTTTGGTGATAGGCTCCCGTGTCAATATCTAACCATCCTCTCCCTTGGGCTACTGCGCCAGGAGACACCCCTGGCAACGTGAAGGTAATTGTGTGTCCCGTCACAATTAATTTATCAGGGAAATAAGGCTTAGTAATGCTGTGAAATTCTTCTCGAATCCAGCAAAACTCATGAGAGGTTTGGTCTGCGAGAGGCAATTCCGGATGTACACCCGCATGCACCAACCAAATATCTCCCAAATCCATGTACATGGGCAGGGTCTTGATCCACTCCAAGTGCTCTGCCAATAAATCCATGTTCTTGTAGCTAGCCACCGTCGCTTGGCCGCCGCTATAGAGCCAAGCCTGTAAGCCTGGTCCAAACGCCCGTCCTTTGGGAAAAGCATCAATCATCAGTTGCTCATGATTTCCCAGCAGGCAGTGGTAGTCGCTTTTCTGCACAAAGTCAACCACTTGGGCGCTGCGTGGGCCGCGATCGATGAGGTCGCCCAGAAAATAAACTTGGTCATCTCCATCAGGAGCGATCGCCTCCAGCAAAGTCATCAAGCCATCATAATGACCATGCACATCCCCGATGAAAATGCGGCGGCGGGTAGATTCGCTCATCCAGTCCTCTCAATGCAAACAATTCAGCAAGGCTTCAGAGCTAGCCTGGATAGCTTCTACTTGTCAGTAAAGAGGAGCTATGGGAAGCACTGAACTTCTTCATATAGTATGCCCTGACTCCTCTTGGCAATCGCACCATGATTGTGCTCAAAAGTACCCTTTCTCATGCCCACGCTACTGGGTTAAAGCCTTGAGAAATCGCTGAAGCTCAGTCATAAAGCTGGTTTTAGGAGCAGTTGCAGGAGATTCAGGAGTTCCAGTGGATTGTCCTAAAAGGCGATCGATTTCGTCGCCAGCAGGCTTACTCGTAACTTCAGCAATCAATTTGTAATCATCTTCCTGCTCTAGCCAGACCTGCCAAGGATCAGGGTAGCAGCGCAGCAAAGCACCGTTTTCCAGGGGACGCAGATAATAGCAAGACTCAAACGTACTGAGGAACCGGGTGCGTAACTGCCGCCCAGCATAGCCTAAGCCTACAGTAGCGATATCTTCTAGAACAGGATTTAAGAGAATGAAGGGACGCTCTCCCGCTTCGTCGGCCATTTTTTGCACATCACCGACTTCTACAGAAGTGGGAGCAACTACAAGAAAGGCGCGGTCTTCTGGTAGCATCTTGCCCTTCAGCTCACCAATGCCCCGAATTTCAAAGGGTTTTTCTCCCCAGTCTCGTCGAGCCAAAGCAGCGGCTCCAGCATCGGAAAAGAAAACTTTGAAGTTGGCACCCAAATCTTCAAAAATACTCAAAAACTGCTCGGCGATCGGCATGGGTTTGAGTTCGGGGAAGTTGAGTTCCACCTGGATACGGCAAACGCCAGCTTCTAGGGCTGCCTGGGTTGCGACTTTGGCTTGCTCGATCGCGTCTTCAAGGGTTTTAGGAAGTTCAGCCATTGCTAATCAAATTTCTTAGGGCCTATGGGTTGGGAGGCAAAGGTAGCTAGCCAGTTATGCACGGCTCCCCACTAATTGTACGGGCATGAGTCGCTCTAAAACCTGCTGAAACACAGTTGCAGTCCAATCAATATCTGCTGC encodes:
- a CDS encoding DUF1995 family protein gives rise to the protein MAELPKTLEDAIEQAKVATQAALEAGVCRIQVELNFPELKPMPIAEQFLSIFEDLGANFKVFFSDAGAAALARRDWGEKPFEIRGIGELKGKMLPEDRAFLVVAPTSVEVGDVQKMADEAGERPFILLNPVLEDIATVGLGYAGRQLRTRFLSTFESCYYLRPLENGALLRCYPDPWQVWLEQEDDYKLIAEVTSKPAGDEIDRLLGQSTGTPESPATAPKTSFMTELQRFLKALTQ
- a CDS encoding M48 family metalloprotease, with amino-acid sequence MLNRFSLPFRRSARRWLYPFISFAIALGLVVGSPSPSPALPWADLIFRGVQIIQLSKISDREEVAIGRQINQQLLNSEFRLYRNRAINEYVDQIGQRLVAKSERPQIRYTFQVVEDDRVNAFATAGGYVYVTTGLMRTADNEAQLASVLGHEAGHIEGRHLLQQMRQTAIARGVATAAGLDRSTLAAIGVELALKRPNSRQDEFEADERGLRILSRAGYAPSAMVAFMEKLLRGGSLPTFLSTHPNTKNRIEALKRSINTTNTTTSTTTSTTGSTISSGNGLDNATYRAKIQPLLSRS
- a CDS encoding caspase family protein; this encodes MSRDALVVGINAYQYLPSLNAPARDAEAIAQQLQTYGEFRVTRLPEIVATDNVSGTVQTKVGLKTQVTLRELEAALIRLFKPKGNNIPHTALFYFSGHGLQKDAGIQEGYLALGDSNPEVGFYGLSLFWLRRLLQESPVRQRIIWLDCCHSGELFNMLEADPGAYAGTDRLFMAASREYETAYESLDSAYSVFTQAVLNGLDPKRNETGVVTNYSLTHAVSNALKTEVQQPLFENSGSEIILTRCTRPPTTILSIKSQTICPYRGLEFFDESHAEYFFGREDLTDQLIDKLRHGKFVAVVGASGSGKSSLLRAGLIHELRKGNKFSGSDRWQIKLITPGEHPLRSLAHAFIDPQATGLERAEQLRRAEGFLKDGGSGLAQLAQASAIASQKDTETHSSARSRLVLIIDQFEEVFTLGQGPQSEQERYRFFNCLVGALQDAGHYLSIVIGLRADFFGKCSLYNQLAQKIEQNLVTVTPLTYEQIKATIVRPAQKVGLVCEPNLIYTMLLDVVGAPGELPLLQYTLLELWERRQEGENGEPSRLTLNAYTELGGVRGTLQKRATEIFCSLAPEEQRVAQRIFLALTQLGEGTEDTRRRILKAELISPRFPAELVEQVLEKLIVAKLVVTNQVPASTSQVDETGAPLTLLHPNPPLSTALRFAQANQDASKPWTRNSNAALGSLRSAYSSITGSNLPVERNLTSANSAWPPSGSLASALYYETVDVAHEALIRNWSLLRMWLDENREMLRRQRRIEQATREWQRAEQPLEAEYLLRGGRLIDAEDFLHSYPDELSALAQQYVAVSQEESHKAQKESRVLQIAVPCALLVALTVSFNQYRTAVSNQAEKDYQIQVATSRQRAAIAQTILQESDGDPTAALLISRLAAEVGKPTYEAEASLRAALQKLQLQVELRGHQGAVHQVAFSPSQNRIATAGADGTIRIWSLQSQTTERILQWDGSIPAARPSKANPAASATSAPSAITALAFSPDGKQLAAIAKGTRQVRIWAVDSGAPVLQFTGFTGEVGRIAFSPQGQWFAAASADQMVRVWQLETGKLQIQIRHQGPINSIQFSSDGRSLLTASADGKAQIWQVVTGRVQKALQHPGSVNQAVFSQGGQWIATACDDGQARLWNAKTGQLQRAFSHTGDAPHTVDVASELERGPVATMPLANAVSGSTDKSINKSTAKPAGKSDRPWSHRFKLSQATPHPVPHQTQSAPIIQVIFSPDEKLLATADPSQQVRLWNLRSGQAATKLVPAQDQPTMIRYAGPEPITFSPDGDYILTTTRNQVGDRTTAYTAHLWDVYTGREVSVLRGHQGAIGAAQFSPDGAYIATASEDSVVRLWATQPGGELPTLAMPEAPIQWATFLQPSIPNVKNGILSAQAEPRGTLELLWSLPSRLNSRLTNAAFSPDVQSGFNRNPASSTSIVPNLLSRMVTASAEGSLQAWHLSGNPITGHALKTTSEERFGVSITNQATQSQMQLAQTLLSRFASGATLSALALSPDGQTLAVAKSDGWIEILQMPGDQNPRLLRRFQSLEALKAQVDAKAIANRPVAIRQMSFSPDSQKLLGLGDDLTVRLWDVVSGQQLQRLQGHHATIEQAHFSSDNQRVITASWDRTARIWDVASGRLVRLLPHQDVVSSAFFSPDNQLVVTASWDGTARVFDAATGTLRVILTGHRGPVLDAEFSPDGRSLVTASADGTARLWETQTGTEQAQLRPSGTSSEPVRVRRAFFSPDGQYVATLGDDGKVRLWAATWDILLKLARDRTLRQLTPEECIRYLRLGSTDCPALSIPEADVQEVKGTAPKGAIAVQSPN
- a CDS encoding serine/threonine protein phosphatase is translated as MSESTRRRIFIGDVHGHYDGLMTLLEAIAPDGDDQVYFLGDLIDRGPRSAQVVDFVQKSDYHCLLGNHEQLMIDAFPKGRAFGPGLQAWLYSGGQATVASYKNMDLLAEHLEWIKTLPMYMDLGDIWLVHAGVHPELPLADQTSHEFCWIREEFHSITKPYFPDKLIVTGHTITFTLPGVSPGAVAQGRGWLDIDTGAYHQKSGWLTGVDITNRRVYQVNVWQPEVRTMPLDEAITQVEPSQIIARHQMLRS
- a CDS encoding alpha/beta hydrolase; this translates as MFLPPGFRQHSILTRLGRMVYYTATAEPWVTGETEPSSDRETLVFLHGFGGGSSAYEWSKVYPAFASDYRILAPDLIGWGRSEHPERNYQIDDYLTTITEFLEQTCSGPTTVIASSLTAAFTIRVAIARPELFKSLILTTPAGLSDFGEDYTRSFFAQLVSTPILDRLLYSAGVATTGGIRSFLEQRQFARPERVYSEIVAAYLESATQANAEYAALAFVRGDLCFDLSQYITQLTAPTAIIWGRQSQFTGPEIGRRLADLNPQAIRVFKQLDEVGLTPQLELPGVTVGLIRQFLQDPRLK
- a CDS encoding DUF4330 domain-containing protein, with the translated sequence MAILDSQGRLFGKVSILDVGAALVILLVVIGIFLVPGTGSVAQINNATKPIEVDLIAKGLSVSNPQRFIQDFQSAKKTSLVIRNQPYGEVDLKSVQVLPRNVLITQPDGSVKVIPDPRSELSYSTDLLITVGGRAQVNKDGPVLGNSKIKIGSVVQLQGTLYDFNASVVDIRLNNN